The sequence CCCGACCTGGAGGATCACCGACAAGGCTTCCATCACAAAGATACCTCCAACAAGAACCAAGAGTATCTCCTGTTTAATCATCACCGCCACACACCCCAGTCCCGCCCCCAGAGCCAAGGCCCCGGTATCGCCCATGAACACCTGAGCCGGAAAGGCGTTAAACCACAAAAATCCGAGAC is a genomic window of Desulfobulbaceae bacterium containing:
- the mraY gene encoding phospho-N-acetylmuramoyl-pentapeptide-transferase (First step of the lipid cycle reactions in the biosynthesis of the cell wall peptidoglycan), which gives rise to LGFLWFNAFPAQVFMGDTGALALGAGLGCVAVMIKQEILLVLVGGIFVMEALSVILQVGYFKMSGGKRIFLMAPFHHHFEKKGWTEPKVVVRFWIISIILGLSALATLKLR